One region of Bradyrhizobium betae genomic DNA includes:
- a CDS encoding tautomerase family protein produces the protein MPYITISTVRGILDAEQKKTLLARVTDLMVEVEGHGSADFRRNVWVRIDEQEPAHWSLGGTQPTPEVIAQTFGAIGADGRRLVKA, from the coding sequence ATGCCTTACATCACCATTTCCACCGTGCGCGGCATCCTGGATGCCGAGCAGAAGAAGACCCTGCTCGCGCGCGTCACCGACCTGATGGTCGAGGTCGAAGGGCATGGCAGCGCGGACTTCCGCCGCAACGTCTGGGTCAGGATCGACGAGCAGGAGCCGGCGCATTGGTCGCTCGGCGGCACGCAGCCGACGCCGGAGGTCATCGCGCAGACATTCGGTGCGATCGGCGCGGACGGACGGCGGCTTGTGAAGGCGTAG